One genomic region from Mytilus trossulus isolate FHL-02 chromosome 9, PNRI_Mtr1.1.1.hap1, whole genome shotgun sequence encodes:
- the LOC134685686 gene encoding transmembrane protein 233-like isoform X1 yields the protein MAQIHSDKQILVNADELQHGDRYFSPESQYYRTQVQAGREIDRGHVHESEPSDYMCSALMACLCCCWPLGLIAMYYANSANDAKAKGDFEEARKQNSTARSMIIASVIFGIITVGAVVAIRVYQTK from the exons CTCAGATACACAGCGACAAACAGATTCTAGTGAATGCAGACGAACTGCAACATGGTGACCGCTATTTTTCACCCGAGAGTCAGTATTATAGAACTCAAGTTCAAGCAGGAAGGGAG ATTGACAGAGGACATGTACATGAATCAGAACCAAGTGACTATATGTGTTCTGCACTAATGGCATGCCTTTGTTGTTGCTGGCCGTTAGGATTGATTGCTATGTATTACGCAAACAGT GCAAATGATGCGAAGGCAAAGGGAGATTTCGAAGAAGCCAGGAAGCAAAATAGTACTGCACGATCCATGATTATTGCCTCAGTCATATTCGGAATAATTACAGTTGGTGCTGTCGTCGCCATACGTGTTTATCAAACGAAATAA